One region of Pieris rapae chromosome Z, ilPieRapa1.1, whole genome shotgun sequence genomic DNA includes:
- the LOC110999320 gene encoding proton-coupled amino acid transporter-like protein pathetic has translation MDTNDVPPAQEMETFLPQNEKSKEVEEKKYTLTKDAESGEYDPFEDRQLENPTSPTDTLAHLLKASLGTGILAMPKAFSASGLIAGIFFTILVAVVCTHCAYVLIKCAHVLYKKTKKPAMSFPEVAEASLLNGPEWGKRWAYSFRIFILTSLFLTYFGTCSVYSVIIAKNILQVVQLYVKSAEDLSIRIIIVLLLIPLIFMVWIKNLKYLAPVSMIANLFMGLGLGITVYFLVGTGELNIGKVALIKSPVKWPEFFSLTIFAMEAIGVVMPLENSMKTPKALLGYCGVLNKGMSGVTVVYILLGFLGYLRYGEEVMDTISSNLGQNPGDPKVYEILAQVVKVSIAIAVYCTFGLQFFVCIEIMWNAIKDKFTKRPDFADYVMRTIMVTLCVSLAVAVPSIGPLMSVIGALCFSLLGLIAPAFIEVVTYWEIGYGPYKYLIWKNVFVLIFGLFALIFGTKLAIIGIINDSA, from the exons ATG GATACCAACGATGTGCCGCCCGCTCAGGAAATGGAGACATTTCTGCCTCAAAACGAAAAAAGCAAAGAGGTCGAAGAAAAGAA GTACACTCTGACAAAAGATGCTGAATCAGGCGAATATGATCCATTCGAAGACAGGCAATTAGAAAATCCAACTTC tccCACGGATACACTCGCCCATCTGCTCAAAGCATCACTTGGCACCGGTATCTTGGCTATGCCCAAAGCATTTTCGGCTTCTGGATTAATTGCAGGAATATTCTTCACGATTCTAGTAGCGGTTGTGTGCACTCACTGCGCGTACGTACTT ATAAAATGCGCTCACGTTCTCTACAAAAAGACGAAAAAGCCAGCAATGAGTTTCCCAGAAGTAGCGGAGGCGTCTCTACTTAATGGACCGGAATGGGGAAAGAGATGGGCGTATTCATTCAG aatatttattttaaccagTCTTTTCCTGACGTATTTTGGGACCTGCTCCGTGTATAGCGTTATCATAGCGAAAAATATACTTCAG GTTGTGCAGCTATACGTAAAAAGTGCGGAGGACTTGTCGATACGAATAATCATCGTATTACTGCTAATCCCTCTTATATTCATGGTCTGGATTAAGAACTTAAAGTACCTGGCTCCAGTATCGATGATCGCTAATTTGTTCATGGGTCTTGGACTTGGAATCACTGTTTACTTCTTAGTGGGCACTGGTGAATTGAATATTGGCAAGGTGGCCCTTATAAAGTCACCCGTAAAGTGGCCTGAATTCTTCTCTCTGACGATTTTTGCTATGGAAGCTATTGGTGTGGTGATGCCGTTGGAAAACTCAATGAAGACTCCAAAAGCCTTATTAGGTTACTGCGGCGTCTTGAACAAAGGAATGTCTGGAGTCACCGTTGTGTACATCCTTCTTGGATTTCTGGGATACTTGCGATATGGAGAAGAAGTAATGGACACGATCTCATCTAACCTCGGACAGAACCCTGGTGACCCCAAAGTGTACGAAAT CCTAGCCCAAGTGGTGAAAGTGAGCATTGCAATTGCTGTCTACTGTACTTTCGGTCTCCAATTCTTCGTGTGCATTGAAATCATGTGGAACGCCATCAAGGATAAGTTCACCAAACGGCCTGATTTCGCGGACTACGTCATGAGAACCATCATGGTCACCCTCTGCGTGAGCCTTGCAGTTGCTGTACCGTCTATTGGCCCACTCATGAGTGTAATTGGAGCTCTCTGTTTCTCACTTCTTGGCTTAATAGCCCCTGCCTTTATTGAAGTCGTCACTTACTGGGAAATCGGATACGGCCCGTACAAATATCTCATTTGGAAAAACGTTTTTGTACTGATATTTGGTTTGTTTGCTCTTATATTCGGTACCAAACTTGCGATCATAGGAATTATAAACGATAGTGCGTGA